From the genome of Atribacteraceae bacterium, one region includes:
- a CDS encoding ferritin-like domain-containing protein has protein sequence MGKKARELAGPNVDKLIDLLNKAFCDEWAAFYYYGLAAKLAEGLNSPPLAGTLEKIGKEELEHANELADRIIELGGQPVREFADLPKIANYPKVNLPVDFGDLRGILQAVIEAERGAIDVYNSILQDLQNICKDPVTFHVIRHIMGEEIAHEDEFETILGSCPE, from the coding sequence ATGGGAAAAAAAGCGAGAGAACTGGCTGGTCCGAACGTGGACAAACTGATCGATCTTTTGAACAAGGCATTCTGTGACGAATGGGCGGCCTTCTATTACTATGGCTTGGCCGCCAAGCTCGCCGAAGGGCTCAACTCGCCACCCCTGGCCGGAACATTGGAGAAAATCGGTAAAGAAGAACTCGAACACGCCAATGAGTTGGCCGACCGGATCATCGAACTGGGTGGCCAGCCGGTCCGGGAATTCGCCGACCTGCCCAAAATCGCCAATTACCCCAAGGTCAACCTCCCTGTCGATTTCGGGGATCTGCGGGGTATTCTCCAGGCGGTGATTGAGGCCGAACGCGGAGCAATCGACGTGTATAACTCGATTCTCCAGGATTTACAAAATATCTGTAAGGATCCGGTCACCTTCCATGTCATCCGGCACATAATGGGCGAAGAGATCGCCCACGAGGACGAATTCGAAACCATCCTCGGTTCCTGTCCTGAGTAA
- a CDS encoding exonuclease SbcCD subunit D, translating into MAQSLRLLHTADWHLGLVSWKALGGVERIKEQRECLRIMSEVAQQEQVDLIVHAGDLFHQYHQPPREAIALAVETILGMKDIAPFVWVMGNHDWYAVEALKEVFPDNVFIVKHFEPVPLPAISAVVYPLPYLSLARFLGMTPGKDIQDLAREKLAALFAGWRKRLGSETWNILTAHLTMEDLAGYAEVNATREVFLKPGDIPSGFHYGAFGHLHAHIPYQRLSFPLYYSSSLVRDNFGNESGQAGFLRVDFHEGQHPLVRPVFFQTSQLLTERLERGDNLEILRSRIGSRAESERTYVRVRYDPAALSPETVLQIKGMRSDNWRVVVTEPERCREASPDEEEGVSEVSMDTIPVLFERFCRENRLDGRVNDLFCRYYREVLEEEVDRASG; encoded by the coding sequence ATGGCACAGAGTCTCCGTCTTCTCCATACCGCCGACTGGCACCTGGGGCTGGTCTCGTGGAAAGCTTTGGGCGGGGTGGAACGCATCAAGGAGCAGAGAGAATGCCTCCGGATCATGAGCGAGGTCGCCCAGCAGGAACAGGTGGACTTAATCGTCCACGCCGGTGATCTCTTCCATCAGTACCATCAGCCTCCCCGTGAAGCCATCGCCCTGGCGGTGGAGACCATTCTCGGGATGAAAGATATCGCCCCCTTCGTCTGGGTGATGGGCAACCATGACTGGTATGCGGTGGAGGCGCTCAAGGAGGTCTTTCCCGACAACGTTTTTATCGTCAAACATTTCGAACCGGTGCCTCTGCCGGCTATTTCGGCGGTGGTTTATCCGCTTCCCTACCTCAGTTTGGCCCGTTTCCTGGGGATGACTCCGGGTAAGGATATCCAGGATCTAGCCCGCGAAAAGTTGGCCGCTCTTTTTGCCGGGTGGAGGAAACGGTTGGGAAGTGAGACCTGGAATATCCTCACCGCCCACCTGACCATGGAAGACCTGGCCGGGTACGCCGAGGTCAATGCGACCCGGGAAGTTTTTCTCAAGCCAGGAGATATACCCTCCGGATTTCATTACGGTGCCTTTGGACATCTGCATGCCCATATACCCTACCAGCGGCTGTCGTTTCCTCTTTATTACTCCTCTTCCCTGGTCCGGGACAATTTCGGTAACGAATCCGGGCAAGCCGGTTTTCTCCGTGTCGATTTCCACGAGGGACAGCACCCGCTCGTACGGCCGGTATTTTTCCAGACCAGCCAGCTCCTGACCGAACGTCTGGAGCGGGGAGACAATTTAGAGATTCTCCGTTCACGGATCGGGAGCCGGGCGGAAAGCGAGCGGACCTATGTCCGAGTGCGGTATGACCCTGCCGCTTTGTCTCCGGAAACCGTACTCCAAATCAAAGGGATGCGGAGTGATAACTGGCGGGTGGTGGTCACTGAACCGGAACGGTGCCGGGAAGCCTCACCGGACGAGGAAGAGGGGGTCAGCGAAGTCAGTATGGATACAATTCCGGTCCTCTTTGAAAGGTTTTGCCGGGAAAACCGCCTGGATGGTCGGGTCAACGACCTGTTCTGCCGCTATTACCGGGAGGTGCTGGAAGAGGAGGTCGATCGTGCGTCCGGTTAG
- a CDS encoding SMC family ATPase, giving the protein MRPVRLMIRRFLGIEEATLDFLSQLFVVVGPNGAGKSSLFEALYYALFGKGIRTERSKRELLHRAYPDEAFRVELEFDLAIDRYRVTREYSLKRGSTAALEYRGDDAWDPVCSGEQSVNSEIARLSGLDSETFRSSVFLPQGETLAFVEATPARRFRILSTLFGLDSLDRVREKAKERLERLEGTLRPALERRETLDRDNLAETLKRRQAELARLRQRSGELEQATRLAEEKVRALTVLRDTLLSLRQARVRITELSRNRREAEEKAELDRMITSALTVAAGSYPRWQKVFEALHLSGTELTERKRKQSSVHKQLEESTKAIEEGDRKDNELREHLERLTGYRDRLEREGRPLAGEIDRLAERLTMCAQEFTRLKEEEKNLTRLVERESAGRETVLGHLVIQGAKVGEAERNLALLVRIIEQGEPLQAQLNDLENECRHIHNEERVRGEELEALTKTEQALRGQLRELAGQRDALRLEKAQVEAVHREAVCRFAIQELNEKWMETGVCPLCRSQIPPPLTSNGQEPIEILHQENQYRAFQERLTGLETECAGFESQIGNARERIRDLSHQVQVIHDHRESLGRKRRETAEKLEAIFRCLLVDEPLRWAGMTERLNREREGLDRKREELHRLEKDLAAREEKLRGFQEREQEIRRRREGYNRENETLAGMERSKQRELGEVLAGMKLSREQYPDSATAFHDYWERCRKAHDEKRQEYTRIGSELARLRERHSGLEARRRELEEEIGDLEVRVARLQSEEKEKHQAFLKDLAVYGWDLAKFLDLKDRVVEGWQDRVIKLTGEIEHLESLIREGEGVLREGTVRWNVPLETLEGTLSGEESGLARLRREAGDVREQSGILSQEIETLRTRQAERDTLERMIGEVMEERETHRRLKEALEVRGFKNYLLGILLKELEKESSAFLWDLSEGRYRLKVQMSGGETDIMVLDERLGGQLRLPAECSGGEKTLIALSFSLALSRIRMRESGRGEVACLFIDEGFSPLDRDHLSLVADAILRLGRDGKMVGVVTHDPLFAALFPVHLEVGGGNMEWKENREIG; this is encoded by the coding sequence GTGCGTCCGGTTAGGTTGATGATCCGGCGGTTTTTAGGGATCGAGGAGGCGACTCTCGACTTTCTTTCCCAATTGTTTGTCGTGGTCGGGCCAAACGGTGCCGGAAAATCCTCTTTATTTGAAGCACTCTATTATGCCCTCTTCGGGAAGGGGATCCGGACCGAGCGCAGCAAAAGGGAACTTCTACACCGGGCTTATCCCGATGAAGCCTTCCGGGTGGAACTGGAGTTCGATCTGGCTATAGACCGCTACCGGGTCACCCGGGAATACTCTCTGAAGCGGGGCAGCACCGCCGCCCTGGAGTACCGCGGCGATGATGCCTGGGATCCGGTCTGTTCGGGCGAACAGTCCGTCAACTCGGAAATCGCCCGCCTGAGTGGGTTGGACAGCGAGACCTTCCGTTCGTCGGTTTTTCTTCCCCAGGGTGAAACCCTCGCTTTTGTCGAGGCGACTCCGGCCCGCCGTTTTCGGATTCTCAGTACGCTCTTTGGACTGGACTCCCTGGACCGGGTCCGGGAGAAAGCCAAAGAACGCCTGGAACGGTTGGAAGGTACGCTCAGACCGGCCCTGGAACGCCGGGAGACCCTGGATCGGGACAACCTCGCCGAAACACTAAAACGGCGGCAGGCTGAACTCGCCCGACTCAGACAACGTTCGGGTGAACTGGAGCAGGCGACCCGCTTGGCCGAAGAAAAAGTCCGGGCACTGACCGTTCTACGGGATACTCTCCTCAGTCTGCGACAGGCGCGGGTGAGAATCACCGAATTGTCCCGGAATCGCCGGGAAGCCGAAGAAAAAGCGGAACTCGACCGGATGATCACCTCGGCGCTTACGGTTGCTGCTGGTTCTTACCCCCGCTGGCAAAAGGTCTTTGAGGCGCTTCACCTTAGCGGTACTGAACTCACCGAGCGGAAGAGGAAACAGAGTTCGGTTCACAAACAACTCGAAGAAAGCACGAAGGCTATCGAGGAAGGGGATCGGAAAGACAACGAGTTGCGGGAGCACCTAGAGCGGTTGACCGGTTACCGGGACCGCCTCGAGCGGGAAGGACGGCCGCTGGCCGGAGAGATTGATCGTCTGGCGGAGCGGTTAACGATGTGCGCTCAGGAGTTCACCCGGCTCAAGGAGGAAGAGAAAAACCTTACCAGATTGGTAGAACGGGAAAGCGCAGGACGAGAAACGGTTCTCGGCCATCTCGTTATCCAAGGGGCGAAGGTGGGCGAGGCGGAGCGGAACCTGGCTCTTTTGGTGCGGATCATCGAGCAAGGAGAACCTTTGCAGGCCCAATTGAACGATCTGGAGAACGAATGCCGGCACATCCACAACGAAGAACGGGTTCGGGGAGAGGAACTGGAGGCCTTGACCAAGACTGAACAGGCGCTACGCGGGCAGCTCCGGGAGTTGGCCGGACAGCGGGACGCTCTGCGTCTGGAAAAAGCGCAGGTGGAAGCGGTACACCGGGAGGCGGTTTGTCGGTTCGCTATTCAGGAACTCAATGAGAAATGGATGGAAACGGGGGTTTGTCCACTTTGCCGAAGTCAGATCCCACCGCCTTTGACCAGCAACGGACAGGAACCGATCGAAATCCTACACCAGGAAAATCAATACCGTGCCTTTCAGGAGCGATTGACCGGGTTGGAAACCGAATGCGCCGGTTTCGAATCGCAAATAGGGAATGCAAGGGAGCGGATCCGGGACCTGTCCCATCAGGTGCAGGTTATCCACGATCACCGGGAATCCCTCGGGCGGAAGCGGCGGGAGACGGCGGAAAAGCTCGAAGCGATCTTCCGCTGTTTGCTCGTAGATGAGCCCCTGCGGTGGGCCGGGATGACGGAGCGCTTGAACCGTGAGCGAGAAGGACTGGATCGAAAGCGGGAGGAATTACACCGCCTGGAAAAAGATCTGGCGGCCCGGGAAGAAAAACTCCGGGGATTTCAGGAACGGGAACAAGAAATCAGGCGCCGCCGTGAAGGGTATAACCGGGAGAACGAAACGCTTGCCGGAATGGAGCGGTCCAAGCAGCGGGAACTGGGCGAGGTCCTGGCGGGCATGAAGCTTTCCCGGGAGCAGTATCCGGACTCAGCCACCGCCTTTCATGACTACTGGGAACGTTGCCGGAAAGCCCATGATGAGAAACGGCAGGAGTATACCCGGATCGGCTCTGAACTGGCCCGCCTGCGGGAACGTCACTCCGGCTTGGAGGCTCGCCGGCGGGAACTGGAAGAAGAGATAGGGGACCTGGAAGTCCGAGTGGCCCGATTGCAGAGCGAAGAAAAGGAAAAACACCAGGCATTCCTGAAGGACCTGGCGGTTTACGGTTGGGACCTGGCCAAATTTCTCGATTTGAAAGATCGGGTCGTGGAAGGCTGGCAGGACCGGGTCATCAAGTTGACCGGGGAGATCGAACATCTGGAAAGTTTGATCCGGGAAGGAGAGGGGGTCCTCCGGGAAGGAACCGTCCGCTGGAACGTTCCGCTCGAGACTCTGGAAGGTACTTTGTCCGGGGAAGAAAGCGGACTCGCCCGACTGCGCCGGGAGGCCGGCGATGTCCGGGAACAAAGCGGGATCCTGAGCCAAGAAATCGAAACCCTGCGCACGAGGCAGGCGGAACGGGATACCCTGGAAAGGATGATCGGAGAGGTCATGGAGGAGCGGGAAACCCACCGCCGTTTGAAAGAAGCCCTGGAGGTCCGGGGATTCAAGAATTATCTCCTGGGTATCCTCCTCAAGGAACTGGAGAAAGAGTCCTCGGCCTTTTTGTGGGACCTGTCCGAGGGCCGCTACCGCCTCAAAGTGCAGATGTCCGGTGGTGAAACAGACATTATGGTTCTCGACGAGCGGTTGGGTGGACAGCTTCGTCTCCCGGCCGAGTGTTCCGGTGGTGAAAAGACTCTCATTGCCCTGTCTTTTTCCCTGGCCCTGTCCCGAATCCGGATGCGGGAATCAGGCCGGGGTGAGGTAGCGTGCCTGTTTATCGATGAAGGATTTTCCCCCCTGGACCGGGATCATCTGAGCCTGGTGGCTGACGCGATCCTGCGCCTGGGCCGTGATGGCAAAATGGTCGGCGTGGTGACCCATGATCCCCTCTTTGCCGCTCTCTTTCCCGTCCACCTGGAGGTAGGAGGAGGAAATATGGAATGGAAGGAAAACCGGGAGATCGGATGA